A window of Garra rufa chromosome 6, GarRuf1.0, whole genome shotgun sequence genomic DNA:
ACATCTGTTCACAAATTGTTCATTGTCATGGAACTTGTGACACTTCATTACACAGACATCAATATGATAGAAAACCAGGTGCCAactatttcattttaaatttaagttaGATATTTGAACAGAAATCAGTTTGTGGAACTGAAAGGAAATACTTTTatcaaattaattttatattttaacatcaTTGTTTCCTTGAGCTGCACAGTAATGTAATTTACACGCACATTTTCAAAAATGAAATTACAGTGACTTGAccaaaaataagacaaaacagtGCTCTACAATTGATAACAAAACAGTATGTTTGTTCAAATATAATTACACAGACATTCTCAGTAATTTTTCAGATGTTGACTCAATACTACTCAAGTGACATCCCATTTAATGGTCTCTCTTACAGGAGGCAGAAGCAATGCAGTAGTGCAACTTCTATCAGGAGGGCCACAGTGTTTTTGGACTGGTTAACTTGGTTTCTATGCACAGTATTTTTGTCAACAAAACGACAAACATTTCCAACAGGCATATGAAATTGTAAAAGAGGAGGAAAAACATCACAACATTATGTACATGAGATTGTTCAGTTCCCTTGCTGTTACACATAAcagcataatacattataaagtgCACTAAAACTCTTCCTGAATAAGTTTGAGAAGTAACTAAATTGTACTTATAGTACATCTTGCtattttaaacttcaaactaaaaCTTCACCACCATACACAGACACTCATCTGTTGATGTCTGACCATTagtgccattaaaaaaaaaaaattaaattaacaataacTGATTTGCACAGCCGAGTTGCTTTGACAATTCCATTACAATGTACCGTACATGCAAAATACCAGAAACACCAAGCCACAGCAGCTTCAGCACCGGTATGTAGTATGGATCCAAGTATGGAGCTCCTTCTAGAGAATAGTGTGTGAAAACTACAGTAATGAGGATGTGAGAAATAATGATGTCATCATACCAGATATGGTCAATAAAACTTCCTGCTGCATGGCCAGAAAGGTCTTAATCTATCATTTTGAGGTACCATGTCTGCAGAATGCATTAACAACTTTCAGTTGGAATGTCTTTTGCCAAGGGCACTCTAGCACATCTTGAGTTTGAAGGGGTAAGCCATGGACCTTCTAAAGACTTCATCTCCCATCTTCTGAAATGCAGAAAGGTTCGACTCTACTTCTGCCCTGCTGTAGTGAGGGgaaaatagaaatgttagaaAAATGTTACAATAGCAAAAATGACATGTTTGGTCAACCGATAAGCAGAGAAGTTTTCAGCATGCACACAAATGTTTAAGATAGCGTGACACTGGATGGAAAGAGAATAATGAAAACTATGAAGAATGGAAAACCAACACTGAATAGAAGTGACAGCAAAGGCTTGGGACAGACAGGGAGATTCTTAGAACAGGTACCTATCCCCCCCATCAAATTCATCAAACCAAGCCACAAAATTGCAAActgtggatttttttgttgttgagtaTATCCCATCACACATGAGCAGGTCCTGTTCTATAATTTCCTCTTTACAGACTCACATAGAATGCTATTCTACGCCATTCATTCACACTGCTACAAGACATCCACTAAAAGAAAGCTAATGCGTGGTGGTTACCCTGTGAGCACACTCATGTTCACCACTCTCTCAGGCCGATGGACTTTAAGCAGGACACATACAAAAACATGCATCTGTCTCTTTCACCATCTCTCATTCTCTTGCTCTCACACTGACCTGCAATGTACTTTGCTCCAATTAACATAAACATGCTACCCAGAATGTAAAAGCCCAAGGGAACACTACTGAAGATACTAGTCTCCTCTGTTGATTGTCCAGAACACAGGTCCATGTCACGCAAGACAgtagaaagaaagagaaaacaagTGGGACAATTAAGAAACTACTGATTTTGTCAAACCAAAAATACTTTATTCTTCGCCTGGATATTTATTTTACTACAGTTATGTTTTACCTGAACCAGATAATAAATAACTTATATAACTTATATAAATAGATATCAAGAAAAAGGACTTTGTAccactgcttaaaaaaaaaaaaaacacacttgcaaaacatCCCTTCCCCCTGACTTTGGACATTCTGGGTCAATACCTTTGGTTATTGATTACAACAAACCTACATCAATCTTTGACTACAGTTGTGggcctgtttttttgtttagttttttggggggaaatGAAACAAACTAATTTAagcaaaaaagattatttttttccagattaaaaaaaaaaatttaaatataaaacaagaaCATAATTACATGTAATGTTTTGTTGTTTATTGCATTTGTATAAGCTGGTATAAGAGGTATTGCTCTGATTAGCTGATTAATTGGTCAATTGAgtcaaatcaaacaaacaaaaaacaacaacacaccaTTTCCATTGTTGACTGGCTCTGTGGTTTCCCAGTTCATAGCCCTCTGAACAGCTTTCTTCCAGCGAGCATATCGCAGTTCACTCTCTGCACAGAGGAAAAAAACTGTCACATTTAATCTGCAACTAGAGTGCTAAACAATGGCCAGTTTTTGGGATTTAGAAGTTTTAACTTGATTAaagtcatcggatgcaaaatttacttttacttgtttgaacaatgccatttagttttagtcatattttagttatCTGAATAGTTTTACTTCtgtgtctagttttagtcgactaaatatcattctacagtagatttagtcggctaaaatctaatgggtttatttACAGTGTAATGGCTTTATTAAGCATTACCCTAAAATTGTCAAATGCTTTGTATAGATTTGAagttaaggttttatcatgataggcACAGATGCAACATGCCTTTATTCTAAAATTAcatgaaaccacttctcataaagaaacaagaaataCAAAAAAGACTGTAAATTGACTATGATGCATTTGCTGTTTTGGCCCAGCTCAAAAGAATCAAACTACACACCCTTAGTTATGAACACAATGTTATGGCCTGACAGAATCTGAAAGTTTGTCAGTATTACACTGAAACATGTTGCAAATTTAATAATCTCAGCAAGTGTTAAGCAAAACAAATATACTGTACATACAATTTACATTAGTTATGAATTGGAGTGTGGTGCACTTTAGATTCTTTTACCCTCTGGGTTAATCTGGGGTTCAAATTTTTCTGAAGTGACTTCTGTGAGATCTTCTGGGTTCAGGCTCCACACACTGACCCCCTCAGCTGCCCCTGCTGCCATGGCagcacccagagctgtggtctcAGGCATGGACGGCTTTactgaaaataaatataaattacatcACATTTCTGCCCATTTACAAACACcagtaaaaatacatttatgtgcATCTTACCGACTGGGATACACAGTATGTCGGCCTGCAGTTGCATCAGTAACCGGTTGGACGTCATGCCTCCATCAACCTGGAGCTGGGACAGATGAATACCACTGTCTTGGTTCATTGCATCCAGAATCTGAAACAAATTTGAACATCCTTTAGCATTTTACAATTTTTGCTTGTGACATACTCAAATTTAGAAAGCACCTCTATCCTTaagaatgtaaaaataaattaagggATAATATACAGTGAACTGACCCTGCAAAGTAACCTCAACAGGGCAATCAGTAAATTAACTGGACTGTATATTATCCTGCTTATTAAACATCTATTTATAAAACAAATGAacataaaattaagatttgaGTAGAAATGATGTATTCGTTTGCAGAGACCACAGATGCTATGTAGAACACAGAAACATTTCCTTCAACAACAGAGCCATGTAATAAGAACTTATAATCATGCAGAGGCCAATTCATGAAGGTATACCTCTCGTGTCTGGAAACAGACAGCTTCAAGTGCTGCGAAAGCCAAATGACTCTTATTAGTGAACTGTGTTAGACCGCAGATGATTCTGTTGTAAGCAAGAGACAGAGGTTCATTGTTGTATATTTCACATGTAATAACTCAAAAGGTGCAAATGGACTTCACATAATAATTGAAAATTATTATGAAATTCACAATAGAATCTTGTAAAACTCTACTGCCTTTTACTAATGTGATGCTCACTCTTCTCAAGCTTTAGAGTTTATACATGGCTTACatcaaacaaaaattattttaaatggatGTGTCAGTCACTAACCCTCTAGCACTTGGTTCCCAGTATGGCGCATATAATCCAGAGAATGCAGGGACAAAATAACAGCCATATGATGTGCCAACATCAGCAGCTAGTTTCTCTGGGATGAAAAGTGAAatgtttaaaatgaaatattCCAAACTCGGATAAATGCGCTTGTATCAgggtataaatatacattttacacAAACACACCTAGTTCTGTAGAGGTTTGGATAATTCCGAGATTATCCTTTAGCCAACGCACAACTGCTCCTGCAATGGCAACAGAACCCtaggagaaaaaagaaaaaagaaaaaaaaaacaaacaaaaaaaaacgccAGATGAGCAAGGGTGAAAGATTGGCTACATCACTCCAATTTACAAAGTAATTATGAGAACACTCTTCATGTTTTGGAAAGATGGAATAGCTGCCACatgaacaaaacacaaacattgcTTTGGTAAGAAATGCTCTGTCAGGAACATGCAATAAGCAATGTCAACATTCAACAACATTACCTCTAGTGCATAGCAGGCTGGCTTGTCACGCCCTAGTTTATATGCGACTGTTGTCAGAAGTCCATGGTCCGACATTACAGGCTTCAAGATACAAAAAAGACAAtatagattaaataaaaaaatacaaaaatacaaaaaatatttttgaggCTATATGCATGTTCAATACCTTTGTTCCTACATTCTTAAGCAAGAAACAACCGGTCCCATAACTGTAATTAAAACACTTAAGTTACACATTGTAATCAAATACACAAATCACAACATCCTCATTTAGTCGAAGTATACATTTTTGCATGTTGACAAATTAGGCTATGTGGAGAACAGCAGAATACGCTCAGTGATACTACTGCATATGAACTGAGAAGACAgattaacaaaacaaaatcataCGTATTTTTGGCTTGTCCGTCCTTGAAACACATCTGTCCCACCAGCGCAGCAGACTGGTCACCAAGACACTGTAAACAGAAGTAAAGGTACTTTAAAGACATCAGAAAGTATGTGAATTTCTGTATTATATTTAATGATCTGAAGACATTATATTTCATGTTCATTATAGTCAATTTAATTGTCCAACTCAACAAATTAACTCAATGACACAATGTATTATATACACATACAACTAAAAGTTAGCTAAATAGgagcaagacagaaaaaaaacgTAGTCATTCTAATAATAATCTAATGATCTTACCCCTGATATGGGGACACCAGTTAAAGGGCCAGATTTCTgtaagaaaacaaataaatattaaaaagtaaaacattagGGGAAGAatttaataatatacaaataaatggaATAATTAACATGCATTATACAGCCCCCTGCTTAAAGCCAAAACTTAAACACTTGAGTCAGATTAATAATTATCAAGTCTAATATTTTAGTGGACATGAGCATCTTTGGCAAATTATCTGCTGCGGTATGCTGCAAGTATTTGCTTCCACAGAAAGGAAGAATCAATGACTCTACATGTTTGAAAAAAAGCTGGTTCATCTTTACAAATCAAGATGGTGCGGCTTCAGCCATAGTGAATAAATACAAACGAAAAAAGGCAACAAAGAAAAGGACCAtagccataaaataaaataaaaaaagtttaagaaCTTTAAGAACTGTTGGGAAGAACAGGCAGTGCATCGGGTGTCAAGCcaaaacacaatgaaaaacaaAGACAAGATCACCCTCCGGTACATTTCCAATAAGACCTTAACTCAAGAATATATAAAATGCACTTACAaccaaaatatcaaaaacatgTTTGCCCCATATTGGAAATGTACCTATTTCTGTGATGACAGCATGACACAGTAAGGTTTTCCCAGACATGACACTATGGACAGCTAGAGATACTCACCAGATTAGAGCTGATTTTCTAGCAGTTAGCCCAAAGAGATCACAGGACACAAAATATAATCAAGATAAAGAGGGACACACTAAAAATCTCCAAATGGTGTAATGACTGCTCCACAGTAAATTTAACTTTAGATGGAAAGATGTTATTGGGGATTTTGTGTATGTACTGTTAAAGAATAAACAGTTACTGTTTAACAGGCTCTGCTCTGGAGCAAAGATCATTTCTCTCTTGCCGTGCATTCAAAGTAATACTTATATTGCACACTGAATACGACACATTAACAGCAATGTGAAAATTTACCACAACAGAATCCTACCAATGCATTATGTAACACAAGTACAAAAAGCAATTCTCTCTTTGCAGTAAAACACTTACCATTAAACCATAAATCTCTGAAGAACTTCTCACTTTTGGCAGAATTTCCATTGGTATATCAAAATATCTGTTTAGGAAATAtatgttataataaatatatctTTAAAAACAGTAAAGGCTAGAATACACTACACAATGTCAGTCAGagtttttataaagaaaaaaaaatgatagacACAGACAAGACTTTTTAGCATCAGACTACTTCACAGAGTCAGGGGATGTCTAACTAATGTATGACGTTTGACATTTTGGGCAAATTTTAGAacaatattgttttcatttgtcagGCGTCTCCTAGCTATAAGGTGCATGCTTCTGCAGGAGTTTATTATGACCTAAAAAAAAAGTCTGGTAGTGTTTGATAGTCAGTCATTTAGTGTATGATGGTCAGTTTTTTTCTGTAACCATTTACAAATTGGCAAGTGTGTAATGTGTAGCATAGATTTAAAAGTCAAGAAGCATATTCAGGTCTTAAAGAGATACTTTATATCCAAAATGAAAATCatctcataatttactcactaTCCTGCCGTTCCCAATGTATGACAAGTAAATTTcaaaaaccacacacacaaaaaaacatggtCAATATGTCCCCAGTTTATGTcttctgaaacaaaacaaaagatttatacaagaaaaatataaaattttaaacatttgtttctgtttcagaaggaaaaacgtcaTTTAGATTTAGGACggcattagggtgagtaaatgataacagaatatTTTTTTTCGGGAGGAGTATCCTACATTCTTTTTCATATTTGAATATGCCAATAAACATTGGtccagaaaaatatatattaaaaaattttaTGTATGCACATTAGTACTTACGTGCAGAGCTCTGGATCCCAGTCCATTGTGTGAATATTAAAGAGCATTGTTCGGCTGGCATTGGTCACATCTGTGCAATGAACACCTCCCTTCTTCCCGCCCGTCAGGCACTAAAATGTAGTGGTTATCATAGATCATTTAAACAAGTTAAAATGTTTACATCATGATCACTTCATACTGAAGACAGCAGTGGTTTCCAACCACATTCCTGGAGCCCCCTCAACAATGCACATTTTTCATGTCTTCTTTGTGTGACACATCCATTTCAGGTCTTAGAATCTCTACTAATAAGATGATGAGCTGAATCAGAAATGCTTCATTAAAgatacatgcaaaatgtgcagtactGGGGGGCTTCAGGAATGTGGTTGAGGCCCACTGGATTAGAGCATCTGAAATCAATCCATGACCAAGtgaatgagtttattttgcagtaTCTGCAAGCATTAGTGTTATCATTAAGCAGTCTGACAATCTTGGATTGCCCCTAATCCATGCACTGATTTCTTCTTTTCCCCTTAAACCTCAAAAAACGTATACACAAACTCTATAGAGACGCAAAAGTGAAATCACACTGGCACTGCTCTTACCCAGATAAGCCAGGAGTCCACTGTTCCAAACATGGCCCTGTGAGAAAGCACAGCTTCATGGACCTTTTCCACATTATCCATCAGCCAGCGTAACTTCACTGCGCTGAAGTACGTGCTGATGGGTAGGCCAGTCTTGTGCTGTTTGAAGCAAGAAAAGTAAAAAATACGATTCacttttgacaactttaaaataacagaaataaaaataccTTAATACAGTTAGAAATGGCTTGATAAGTGCCATTTTTCTcattgttttgatatattttggtTTTAAACAAGAAATCAGGGTGGGACAGGGCTAAAATAGCCAGACTTCAGCCGAAacatcaattttgatttcatggggatttAAAAAAACTTCCTGTCAGACAAAACTTTTTAACAAACTAATGGATTATGGATGTAAGTGTTCAAGACAATTTCAGTCTTATTTACAAAAAGTCACTCTCACCTTGAGGTGGTTTTTGTTTCTGCCTGGAGTTTTGTTGATTAGCCTTTCCACTGTTGACTGGGTCCGCAGATCAAGCCAAACTAAACGCAACCAAACAAATCAGGAattttttggttattttattcCAGACTTTAAAGCAGTAGATTTGATTACTCATATACAAAATTATGGtcatatacaggggttggacttGGACTAACTGAAATGTTGCATagagctttttttgttttatctgaaataaaaaaaagcttaatAACATGAATGActgacattattttttttaattataatttaataatacatgccaaataaaataatttgtacaCAGCTCATTTCTATACAGGGTCACTAAAGTTGAATTACACTATAAAATCAGCCCATATAACAAAATGCTCTTGTATGGTTTCAGAAGATTATGAATTGAATAAAGTGCAGAAGTCATGTGGACTGTCTTTATAGTGCCTTTCTAGAGGTTacatttgttctttttgaagCTTGACAGTCCCTGCTCACTATTTCCTATGGAACAgagagaattattttttttattttataaaaaaactgCCACATGTGTTTGAAATTATGTAGGGTAAGTAAATGTTGACAGATTTATCATTTATAGGTGAATTAACCCCTTAACTGGAGGTTTCCTTTCAAGTACAGACCTGAAAAGGACAAACCCAAAATAAAATTGCTGCAGTTCATGAACCCTGGTCTTTTCTCAAAGAAGATACTTgaatttatttggtccaaaataGAGACAATAgagtaaataaatacagta
This region includes:
- the LOC141336386 gene encoding glycerol kinase 3-like isoform X2, with translation MNGTMAASSNRIMLGPLVAAIDQGTSSTRFLVFNAKTAELLSHHQVEIKQSFPKEGWVEEDPKEILQSVYECMDRTCEKLTQLNIDISNIKAVGVTNQRETTLVWDKETGEPLYNAIVWLDLRTQSTVERLINKTPGRNKNHLKHKTGLPISTYFSAVKLRWLMDNVEKVHEAVLSHRAMFGTVDSWLIWCLTGGKKGGVHCTDVTNASRTMLFNIHTMDWDPELCTYFDIPMEILPKVRSSSEIYGLMKSGPLTGVPISGCLGDQSAALVGQMCFKDGQAKNTYGTGCFLLKNVGTKPVMSDHGLLTTVAYKLGRDKPACYALEGSVAIAGAVVRWLKDNLGIIQTSTELEKLAADVGTSYGCYFVPAFSGLYAPYWEPSARGIICGLTQFTNKSHLAFAALEAVCFQTREILDAMNQDSGIHLSQLQVDGGMTSNRLLMQLQADILCIPVVKPSMPETTALGAAMAAGAAEGVSVWSLNPEDLTEVTSEKFEPQINPEESELRYARWKKAVQRAMNWETTEPVNNGNEETSIFSSVPLGFYILGSMFMLIGAKYIAAGQK
- the LOC141336386 gene encoding glycerol kinase-like isoform X4, with protein sequence MNGTMAASSNRIMLGPLVAAIDQGTSSTRFLVFNAKTAELLSHHQVEIKQSFPKEGWVEEDPKEILQSVYECMDRTCEKLTQLNIDISNIKAVGVTNQRETTLVWDKETGEPLYNAIVWLDLRTQSTVERLINKTPGRNKNHLKHKTGLPISTYFSAVKLRWLMDNVEKVHEAVLSHRAMFGTVDSWLIWCLTGGKKGGVHCTDVTNASRTMLFNIHTMDWDPELCTYFDIPMEILPKVRSSSEIYGLMKISSNLKSGPLTGVPISGCLGDQSAALVGQMCFKDGQAKNTYGTGCFLLKNVGTKPVMSDHGLLTTVAYKLGRDKPACYALEGSVAIAGAVVRWLKDNLGIIQTSTELEKLAADVGTSYGCYFVPAFSGLYAPYWEPSARGIICGLTQFTNKSHLAFAALEAVCFQTREILDAMNQDSGIHLSQLQVDGGMTSNRLLMQLQADILCIPVVKPSMPETTALGAAMAAGAAEGVSVWSLNPEDLTEVTSEKFEPQINPEESELRYARWKKAVQRAMNWETTEPVNNGNGQK
- the LOC141336386 gene encoding glycerol kinase-like isoform X3, giving the protein MNGTMAASSNRIMLGPLVAAIDQGTSSTRFLVFNAKTAELLSHHQVEIKQSFPKEGWVEEDPKEILQSVYECMDRTCEKLTQLNIDISNIKAVGVTNQRETTLVWDKETGEPLYNAIVWLDLRTQSTVERLINKTPGRNKNHLKHKTGLPISTYFSAVKLRWLMDNVEKVHEAVLSHRAMFGTVDSWLIWCLTGGKKGGVHCTDVTNASRTMLFNIHTMDWDPELCTYFDIPMEILPKVRSSSEIYGLMKISSNLKSGPLTGVPISGCLGDQSAALVGQMCFKDGQAKNTYGTGCFLLKNVGTKPVMSDHGLLTTVAYKLGRDKPACYALEGSVAIAGAVVRWLKDNLGIIQTSTELEKLAADVGTSYGCYFVPAFSGLYAPYWEPSARGIICGLTQFTNKSHLAFAALEAVCFQTREILDAMNQDSGIHLSQLQVDGGMTSNRLLMQLQADILCIPVVKPSMPETTALGAAMAAGAAEGVSVWSLNPEDLTEVTSEKFEPQINPEESELRYARWKKAVQRAMNWETTEPVNNGNAGQK
- the LOC141336386 gene encoding glycerol kinase-like isoform X1, which encodes MNGTMAASSNRIMLGPLVAAIDQGTSSTRFLVFNAKTAELLSHHQVEIKQSFPKEGWVEEDPKEILQSVYECMDRTCEKLTQLNIDISNIKAVGVTNQRETTLVWDKETGEPLYNAIVWLDLRTQSTVERLINKTPGRNKNHLKHKTGLPISTYFSAVKLRWLMDNVEKVHEAVLSHRAMFGTVDSWLIWCLTGGKKGGVHCTDVTNASRTMLFNIHTMDWDPELCTYFDIPMEILPKVRSSSEIYGLMKISSNLKSGPLTGVPISGCLGDQSAALVGQMCFKDGQAKNTYGTGCFLLKNVGTKPVMSDHGLLTTVAYKLGRDKPACYALEGSVAIAGAVVRWLKDNLGIIQTSTELEKLAADVGTSYGCYFVPAFSGLYAPYWEPSARGIICGLTQFTNKSHLAFAALEAVCFQTREILDAMNQDSGIHLSQLQVDGGMTSNRLLMQLQADILCIPVVKPSMPETTALGAAMAAGAAEGVSVWSLNPEDLTEVTSEKFEPQINPEESELRYARWKKAVQRAMNWETTEPVNNGNEETSIFSSVPLGFYILGSMFMLIGAKYIAAGQK